The window CCCTCAAGCAACAGCAAATTCCGTGCAGCTTGTCTCCCTCTCCATTTCCGGTTTTAAGTCCTTTGCGCGTCCGACAACGCTGACGTTCGCCGCGGGCATCACGGCCATCGTCGGTCCCAACGGCTGCGGGAAGTCCAATGTGGTGGACGCGCTCCGCTGGGTCATGGGCGAGCAGCGCACGTCGGTTTTGCGCGGCGACCGGATGGAGAACGTCATCTTCAACGGGACGGTCAATCGCAAGGCGACGGGCATCGCGGAAGTGAAAATCGTGCTCAACAACGAGAACGGTTTCCTCAGCTCGCCGTTTACCGAAGTCGAGATCGCCCGGCGGCTGTATCGCGACGGAACAAGCGAGTACTTGTTGAACAGTCACGAATGCCGACTCAAAGATGTCACGGATCTATTGCATGACAGCGGCATGGGTCCGAATCTCTATACCATTCTCGAGCTGAAGATGGTGGAGGAGATACTGCGGGAGGACGGCGAGGGACGCCGCTCGATGTTCGAAGAGGCCGCCGGGGTCGCCAAATACAAGATTCGCCGCCGTCAAGCGCAGGCGAAGTTGAAGCAAACCGACGAAGACCTGCTCCGCCTCGCGGACATCCTTACGGAGGTAGAGCGCCACGTCGGGTCGCTGAAACGGCAAGCCATCCGCGCCCGCAAGTACGCCGAACTGGCGGGGCAATTGAAAAGCCTCGAAACCGCGAATCTCTGGCACAGCTATCAACGGTTGGTGACCGACGTGACGCCCCTCGAGCATGCGGTGCGCGACTCCACGGCGCTGTCTGATTCCGTCAAGGCGGCGTTGAGACTGGAAGAGGCGCGGCTGATCGAGTATCGCACGGCCGAGATTGAAGCCGACAAGGAAGCGTCCGCGCGCCGGAGCGATCTGGCCGCCGTGGTTCAGGACATTTCGCGAATCGAGAGTGATGCGGCGGCGCTGCGGGCGCGCGAACAATCTTGTCAGGAGCTGATCGAGCGGTCCGATCGCGAGCGGATTCTCCTGGATCAGAAGCGCGAACTCGTGGTCTTGCGACAGCAGGAACAGGCGGGGCAAAGCGAGCGACAGGAGACGGAGCGACAGCGCGCGGAAACGCTGGTGCAGACGGTGGACGCGGAATTCGATGTCGCCGCGGCTCAGCTTCGCGATGTCGAGGCGCAGGCGCGCTCGCATCAGGAATATGTCAGTGGCCTGCGCCACAAGTTGTCGGAAATTCAACGGGCATACGCCCAGGCATCGGCGCATCATGCCGCGCTGGTGAGCCGCGGCGAAATGTTGCGGCGCGACGGCATGACGATTCTCGAGCAGCGGGCCGCGTTGGGCATCCAACTTGAGGCCGCGGAAGCGGACGGGGCGAAGTCCGAATCCGAAGTCGAGCAGGCGCAAGCCCGCGTTCGGGCCTTGGAGGCTGAGCGCTCACGGCACCAGCAGGAGCTTGCCGAACTCGAAGAGCGAGTTCGCAATCAGAACTCAATGTTGGACGCGACCTCCTCGAAACTTGATCTGCTATCGACGCTGGCGGACAAAGGGCCGCGTGCTGAGGCGCGTATTCGTGTACTGCGCGATCGGCAAATTGCGGGTGTTGTGAATCTCCTCGGCGACACCGTTGAGGTGGCGGAACCCTATCGCCGGGCATTTCAGGCCGTCTTGGGTCCGGCGGCGTACTATCATCTCACGGGGAGCGCAGAAGCGGCGTTGCGCGCAGCTGACGTCCTGCGGCTCGAGCAGGCCGGGCAGGGCACATTTATTTCGCTCGCGGAGTTCACGCGGTCCGAAGAGCAGTTGATCGACCCGCCGGCGGGCGCGATCGGAACGGCGCTGAGCTTGTTGAACGGCGGAGTGGAGTCGGCCGTGCTGCGTCATTACCTCGGTCGTGTCGTCATTGTCGAGCACTGGGAACACGCGCTGCATTTATCGGATTGGGCGCGCGCCCATCGCGCCACGGTGGTCGCGCTCGACGGGCAGTGGATCTCCGGACTCGGCATCTATCATCTGGGCTCGGAAGAATCGCGCACTCCGGTGGACATCGGACTCGCTCCGCAGGTCCGCGAGTTGACTGAGCAGCTCGATCGTCAACGGGCCGAACTCGACGCATCGCGCGCATTGCTGCGGACCATGCGTGCCGGGTTGGCCGAGCTGGAGCAAGGGATCCTCGGCGCGAAACGGACGCTCGTTGATCTTGAATCCGCACGCGCCGGTGTGCGCGAGCACAAGGTCAAGACCGAGACGTTACTGAGCTCGCTCGCCGAGCGCGAGGTCGCGATCGAGGCACGGCTTAGGGAACTTGACGCCGAGACCGCACACGCTACATCGCAGGAATCCGAATTCACCGTCGCGGTGCAGGCCGCCGAAGCGAGCGTCACGACCGGCGAATCGTCCGGCGGCGATGTATCCTTGCGGCTGGCGACGGCTCAACAGAATCTGACCGCCACGCGCGAGCGCAAGCACGAAGCGGAGCGCCGCCGCGACGCGGCGCGGCATCAAGTCGAATTGACGCGTGCCGAGATCACGCGCATCGAACAGACGCTGGACGAGATTGGCGAGAGCCTGGTCCAGGCGACGGCAAATCGGGCGCAGGGGGAATCGGACCTGGTGGGGATTCGGGCGCGCTTGCAGGAAATCGATGGGCAATTGCTCGCGAAATGGAAGCAGCGCGACCACTGGACGGCGGTCATCGATACCGCGTCTGCGCGCGTGGAGGAGCTACGCGGTCGCACATCGGCGCAGGAGGAGCGGCTGCGCACCCTGCGCCAGACGCACGATGCCGAGCTGGAAGGTGAACGCAAGATCGAGTTGGAGATCGCGCGGCTGCGCGGCGAGCTCGACGCTTTGCTATCCTCGGCCAGCTCGCTCCATGGTCTCGACTTGACCGCGCCGGATTTTGTCGAGCAACATCCGGAAGTCACGGCGGAATCCACGGGCGAGCAGGTGCAGGAATTGCGGGAGCGGATCGAGCGCCTGGGTCCGGTCAACCTGATGGCGATCGAAGAATTCGAGACGGAGAACACTCGTTTGGATTCGATGCTCGTCCAGCGCGAAGACCTCTTGAAGGCGAAACGGACGATTGAAGAGACGATTCAGCGAATTAATGAGACGGCGCAGGCGCAGTTCCTCCACACGTTCGAGGCGGTCCGCGCGCACTTCCAGCGGCTCTTCCAGGAGTTCTTCCCGGCCGGTGAAGCGGATTTGGTACTGAGCGGTCAGGATCTGCTCGATGCCGATATCACTCTGTGGGCCAATCCGTCCGGCAAGCGCCTGAAATCGCTGTCGCTCATGTCGGGCGGAGAAAAGACCATGACGGCGATCGCGTTGCTGTTTGCCCTGTATCAGGTCAAGCCGTCCCCGTTTTGTGTCTTTGACGAAGTGGACGCGCCGCTCGACGACGCGAATATTGACCGGTTCAATCGGGTGATTCGCATGCACGCGGAGACGACGCAGTTCATTCTGATCACACATAATCGGCGGACCATGGAGATTGCCGACAATCTCTACGGGGTCACCATGGAGGAAGAAGGCGTTTCCAAGCTCGTCTCCGTGCGCCTCTTGCCTTCGGCAGTGGCGTCATAGCCACGAACAGGAGGAGAACGTCAGCATGCGCGTGCGTTACTGGATACTGGGATGTGTTGTCGCGTGCACCATGGGCTTGCGGTCCGCTCACGGCGGTTATACGATGGACCTCGACTACGCTTCGTTTCGCACAAATGACTCCCTGAGCTTCGTCGAGATTTATGCGGCGGTTCAGAAGTCCGCGCTGCTCGGTGAAATCGTGGGCGACTCGGTCAGCTCCGATTTCGATGTGGTGGTAGAGTTGATCAGCGGTACCGAAGCCGTCCTGTCCGACACGTTCAGCGGAACGTATCAGTGTCCCGTTTCGGACACGCTGGAGTCCGGGAGCTTTTTTCCGCACGTGTTTCGCTACTATCTGCGCCCGGGCCGGTATCAGGTCCGGGCGACTCTCTATCAAGGGGCGTGGCGGCCGCGCGAAACGATCACCGACGAGATTGACGTCAAGGCCCTGTCGGGTACGGAACTGGTACTGTCCGATATCGAACTCGGATGTCGTTTCGAAGTTGATACGGTCCATTCATCCTCTTACATTAAGAACAGCGTGCACATGCTGCCGAACGCGACCGGCTTCTACGGCGAGCGTGTGCCGATGTTGTATTACTACGCGGAAGCCTACGGCCTCGACTACGATCCGCAGCTGCCGGATTCTTACGTCGTCAGTCGCCGGGTGATACGGGCGGATGATGGCCGCGAACTGATGGCTTCGCGCAAAGTCAACCGCGCGGGCGGGACGGCCGGCGTGATCGTTGACGGATTCCCGGTGGCGACATTGCGCACGGCGGCCTACGAACTGGAGCTCGTGGTCCAGTCCTTTCGCAGCGGCCGGGTAGCGGTGAGCAACAAGCGATTCTGGATTTTCCGGGAAGCCGATTTCGCCGGCGGGCGGACGCCGGAGCTTGATGAAACCATGCGCCAGCGGTTTCTCGCCAGCGAACCCAGCATCCTCGATGTGATCGCTCCGGACAGCGCTTTGGACCTCATGAAATACGTGCTGTCCAAGGAGGAGCTGGCGCGCGTGCGTCGCTTGAATGAAAGCGGACAACGCGAGTTTCTCCGGACTTATTGGGTGAATCGCGAAGCCAATGAACCGAATGCCGCGAACAAGTACTTCGCTCGCGTTACAGAGACCAACGCCAGGTTTGGGATTCTGCACCGTGCGGGATGGAAAACCGATCGCGGCCGGGTTTTCATTCAGCACGGCGAACCTGATGCGGTGGATCGAAACTACATGGGCGCGGCGGAGTTGAACACGGAAATCTGGCAATATGATCGCCTCGAGGGCGGGGCAATATTCGTGTTCGTGGATTTCAACGAATACGGCGATATGGAGTTGGTTCACAGTACCTTGCGGGGTGAAGTGTACAATCCCGACTGGAAGCGAACGGTGGTCACCGGGCGGCGGATTCCGGCGGGCGCCGACGCCACGCGATAGATGGGGTCACTCGTGACGGTCACCGGCCTGGGCAAGGATTTCGCGGATTCCCTCGGCGAA is drawn from candidate division KSB1 bacterium and contains these coding sequences:
- a CDS encoding GWxTD domain-containing protein, whose amino-acid sequence is MRVRYWILGCVVACTMGLRSAHGGYTMDLDYASFRTNDSLSFVEIYAAVQKSALLGEIVGDSVSSDFDVVVELISGTEAVLSDTFSGTYQCPVSDTLESGSFFPHVFRYYLRPGRYQVRATLYQGAWRPRETITDEIDVKALSGTELVLSDIELGCRFEVDTVHSSSYIKNSVHMLPNATGFYGERVPMLYYYAEAYGLDYDPQLPDSYVVSRRVIRADDGRELMASRKVNRAGGTAGVIVDGFPVATLRTAAYELELVVQSFRSGRVAVSNKRFWIFREADFAGGRTPELDETMRQRFLASEPSILDVIAPDSALDLMKYVLSKEELARVRRLNESGQREFLRTYWVNREANEPNAANKYFARVTETNARFGILHRAGWKTDRGRVFIQHGEPDAVDRNYMGAAELNTEIWQYDRLEGGAIFVFVDFNEYGDMELVHSTLRGEVYNPDWKRTVVTGRRIPAGADATR
- the smc gene encoding chromosome segregation protein SMC, which produces MQLVSLSISGFKSFARPTTLTFAAGITAIVGPNGCGKSNVVDALRWVMGEQRTSVLRGDRMENVIFNGTVNRKATGIAEVKIVLNNENGFLSSPFTEVEIARRLYRDGTSEYLLNSHECRLKDVTDLLHDSGMGPNLYTILELKMVEEILREDGEGRRSMFEEAAGVAKYKIRRRQAQAKLKQTDEDLLRLADILTEVERHVGSLKRQAIRARKYAELAGQLKSLETANLWHSYQRLVTDVTPLEHAVRDSTALSDSVKAALRLEEARLIEYRTAEIEADKEASARRSDLAAVVQDISRIESDAAALRAREQSCQELIERSDRERILLDQKRELVVLRQQEQAGQSERQETERQRAETLVQTVDAEFDVAAAQLRDVEAQARSHQEYVSGLRHKLSEIQRAYAQASAHHAALVSRGEMLRRDGMTILEQRAALGIQLEAAEADGAKSESEVEQAQARVRALEAERSRHQQELAELEERVRNQNSMLDATSSKLDLLSTLADKGPRAEARIRVLRDRQIAGVVNLLGDTVEVAEPYRRAFQAVLGPAAYYHLTGSAEAALRAADVLRLEQAGQGTFISLAEFTRSEEQLIDPPAGAIGTALSLLNGGVESAVLRHYLGRVVIVEHWEHALHLSDWARAHRATVVALDGQWISGLGIYHLGSEESRTPVDIGLAPQVRELTEQLDRQRAELDASRALLRTMRAGLAELEQGILGAKRTLVDLESARAGVREHKVKTETLLSSLAEREVAIEARLRELDAETAHATSQESEFTVAVQAAEASVTTGESSGGDVSLRLATAQQNLTATRERKHEAERRRDAARHQVELTRAEITRIEQTLDEIGESLVQATANRAQGESDLVGIRARLQEIDGQLLAKWKQRDHWTAVIDTASARVEELRGRTSAQEERLRTLRQTHDAELEGERKIELEIARLRGELDALLSSASSLHGLDLTAPDFVEQHPEVTAESTGEQVQELRERIERLGPVNLMAIEEFETENTRLDSMLVQREDLLKAKRTIEETIQRINETAQAQFLHTFEAVRAHFQRLFQEFFPAGEADLVLSGQDLLDADITLWANPSGKRLKSLSLMSGGEKTMTAIALLFALYQVKPSPFCVFDEVDAPLDDANIDRFNRVIRMHAETTQFILITHNRRTMEIADNLYGVTMEEEGVSKLVSVRLLPSAVAS